One genomic region from Proteus vulgaris encodes:
- a CDS encoding DMT family protein — translation MFYKFTPIILLIISNVFMTFAWYGHLKYGNKPLIVVIILSWLIAFVEYCFAVPANRIGHNYYSAAELKTIQEVITLTIFAIFSVTYLGENFTLNHFIGFLLIGAGALFIFKGPF, via the coding sequence ATGTTCTATAAATTTACGCCCATTATTCTTCTCATTATTTCCAACGTTTTTATGACATTTGCTTGGTATGGCCATCTAAAATATGGCAATAAACCTCTTATTGTTGTCATTATTTTAAGCTGGTTGATTGCATTTGTTGAATATTGTTTTGCTGTACCCGCAAATCGGATTGGTCATAATTACTACAGTGCAGCAGAATTAAAAACCATACAAGAAGTAATCACATTAACTATTTTTGCTATTTTTTCGGTGACTTACTTAGGCGAAAATTTCACTTTAAATCACTTTATTGGTTTTCTTTTGATTGGTGCTGGTGCCTTATTTATTTTTAAAGGACCATTTTAG
- a CDS encoding LutC/YkgG family protein translates to MLNEQNRNEFLQTIAEKLGRPIAHKPQPQPTPINDLAKTRLTNLTQDELCKEFTDFAQTQMVKCVVSKPDEVINSLIELCESYDCKGSVVISGDERLDALGVTKAVSEKYETYIWDPALGRENIVHAERSQIGIVYAEAGLTESGGIVLFSSPEKGRAVSLLPETSIVILRKSDILPRVAQIAERLHKMAQEGVRMPSCINLIGGASSTADIELIKVWGVHGPVHAAYLIIEDC, encoded by the coding sequence ATGTTAAACGAACAAAACCGTAATGAATTTCTGCAAACTATTGCTGAAAAATTAGGGCGTCCTATTGCGCATAAGCCACAGCCACAACCTACGCCGATTAATGATTTAGCGAAAACTCGCTTAACTAATTTAACCCAAGATGAACTATGCAAAGAGTTTACTGACTTTGCACAGACTCAAATGGTGAAATGTGTTGTTAGCAAACCTGATGAAGTTATTAATAGCCTAATTGAACTCTGTGAAAGTTATGATTGTAAAGGTTCGGTGGTAATCAGTGGTGATGAGCGTTTAGATGCACTAGGAGTCACAAAAGCAGTTAGCGAAAAATACGAAACCTATATTTGGGATCCAGCCCTTGGACGTGAAAACATTGTTCATGCTGAACGCTCGCAAATCGGGATTGTTTATGCTGAAGCAGGCTTAACGGAATCTGGTGGGATTGTTTTATTTTCGTCTCCAGAAAAAGGGCGTGCCGTTAGTTTATTACCGGAAACCTCAATTGTTATCCTGCGTAAAAGCGATATCTTGCCTCGAGTGGCTCAAATTGCTGAACGTTTACATAAAATGGCGCAAGAAGGCGTAAGAATGCCGTCTTGTATCAATTTAATCGGTGGTGCAAGTTCTACCGCTGATATTGAATTGATTAAAGTATGGGGGGTTCATGGCCCTGTTCATGCGGCTTATCTTATTATTGAAGATTGCTAA
- a CDS encoding LutB/LldF family L-lactate oxidation iron-sulfur protein: protein MSIKTSDIDFRPRLEHEMKDTIMRNAVVMAQERIGANRQIMVKELGNWEEWRDRAEQIRNHVLENLDAYLYQLSEKVTENGGHVYFAKTAEDASRYICEVAKKKNAKKIVKSKSMVTEEIGMNKALQNEGIEIIETDLGEYILQLDNDPPSHIVVPAIHKDRYQIRKVLNEKLNYEGSETPEDMTLFIRQRIRQDFLSADIGVTGCNFAVAETGTVCLVTNEGNARMTTTLPKTHIAVMGMERVAPTFEEVDPLITMLCRSAVGSRLTSYNTWVTGPREAGNVDGPEEFHLVIVDNGRSEILGSQFKDILRCIRCGACLNTCPAYRNIGGHAYGSIYPGPIGAVISPLLGGYKDFHDLPYACSLCNACNVVCPVKIPLAQLILKHRRVMAETGLTPKAERRVTGMFNYLNSHPALWKVGMNVGAKMAGLMIKNGSTPIKISVLNDWMESRDLPKPDGYSFRSWFKRHKAEGKK, encoded by the coding sequence ATGTCTATCAAAACCAGTGATATAGATTTCAGACCTCGTCTAGAACATGAAATGAAAGACACGATCATGCGTAATGCGGTTGTTATGGCGCAAGAACGTATTGGGGCTAACCGTCAAATTATGGTGAAGGAGCTGGGTAATTGGGAAGAGTGGCGTGATCGCGCTGAACAAATCCGTAACCATGTTCTTGAAAACTTAGATGCTTATCTCTATCAATTGTCTGAAAAAGTGACTGAAAATGGAGGCCATGTTTATTTTGCAAAAACAGCAGAAGATGCCTCTCGTTATATTTGTGAAGTTGCCAAAAAGAAAAACGCGAAGAAGATTGTAAAATCTAAATCCATGGTCACCGAAGAAATTGGGATGAATAAAGCCTTACAAAATGAAGGCATTGAGATCATCGAAACTGACCTCGGCGAATATATTCTTCAATTAGATAACGATCCACCATCTCATATTGTGGTTCCAGCGATCCACAAAGACCGTTATCAAATTCGCAAAGTGTTAAATGAAAAACTCAATTATGAAGGCAGTGAAACGCCTGAAGATATGACACTTTTCATTAGACAACGCATAAGACAAGATTTCCTTTCTGCTGATATTGGTGTCACCGGCTGTAACTTTGCCGTAGCTGAAACAGGCACTGTCTGTTTAGTCACTAATGAAGGTAATGCAAGGATGACCACAACATTACCTAAAACCCATATAGCCGTTATGGGTATGGAACGTGTGGCTCCTACTTTTGAAGAAGTCGATCCACTGATAACCATGTTATGTCGTAGTGCCGTTGGCTCACGTTTAACCAGTTATAACACTTGGGTGACAGGGCCTCGTGAAGCAGGCAATGTTGATGGCCCTGAAGAGTTCCATTTAGTGATTGTGGATAATGGGCGTTCTGAAATTTTAGGCTCACAATTTAAAGATATTTTGCGTTGTATTCGTTGTGGTGCTTGCCTAAATACATGTCCTGCTTATCGTAATATTGGTGGCCATGCTTATGGCTCAATTTATCCAGGTCCAATTGGAGCAGTAATTTCTCCACTATTAGGGGGTTATAAAGATTTCCACGATCTCCCTTATGCATGCTCATTATGTAATGCTTGTAATGTGGTTTGCCCAGTCAAAATTCCTTTAGCTCAGTTGATTTTAAAACATCGTCGAGTGATGGCTGAAACCGGTTTAACACCGAAAGCAGAGCGTCGAGTCACTGGTATGTTTAACTATCTCAATTCACACCCTGCTCTTTGGAAAGTGGGTATGAATGTCGGCGCGAAAATGGCGGGATTAATGATCAAAAATGGCTCTACACCAATCAAAATCAGTGTTCTGAATGATTGGATGGAATCGCGTGATCTCCCTAAACCAGATGGTTATAGCTTCCGTAGTTGGTTTAAACGCCATAAAGCAGAAGGAAAAAAATAA
- the umoC gene encoding lysozyme inhibitor LprI family protein: protein MKISLFLISCSLLTVSFFSSAQGKYDPLAKCYEVTANEPRTAVQACLLDELKLTEQQMNVIYDKSKSDLEDTDSVAAKSAIDALASSQQHFIQFRSAECQRQSALLMGGSGAGDVLLACEIKLNQWRAKILLNN, encoded by the coding sequence GTGAAGATAAGTTTATTTCTGATCTCTTGTAGCTTACTTACAGTTAGCTTTTTTTCTTCGGCACAAGGCAAATACGATCCATTGGCAAAATGTTATGAAGTGACAGCAAACGAGCCGAGAACAGCCGTACAAGCTTGTTTACTGGATGAACTAAAACTGACAGAACAGCAAATGAATGTCATTTATGACAAAAGTAAGAGCGATCTTGAAGATACTGATTCTGTTGCAGCCAAAAGTGCTATTGATGCATTAGCCAGTTCTCAACAGCATTTTATTCAATTTAGAAGCGCTGAATGTCAACGACAATCCGCATTATTAATGGGCGGATCGGGGGCTGGAGATGTTTTACTCGCATGCGAAATAAAATTAAATCAATGGAGAGCAAAAATTTTATTGAATAATTAA